The Planctomycetia bacterium sequence ATCACCGCTGCTAACGACTACCGTTGTCCCATCGAGATCGGTGACGTAGATGCGACCGGCGGCGGCGACCGGGGAGGCATAGACGTTGTTAATCTCCTTGAGCCGGAAAGGGCCCGGACGTTCCTCGCCAGTTTGCGCATCGACGCGCGAGAGAATTCCCTGATAGTGCGACAGAAAATAGAGCCCGCCGTCGTAGAGCAGCGGGGAGGGAACGTAGGGCGTGCCGCGAAATCTGTTCCAGACGATTTGGTCGGTACCGGTGATGTCCCCAGCCGCGCCAGCGAGACGAATCGCGAGCAAGGCCCGCTTGTCGTAGCTGCTGCCGGCGAAGACCATTCCGTCGCCGGACACGGGCGATGCGACGATGTTACTTGATAGTCCCCCGCATTCCCAGAGAACCTTGCCGTTGTCCAAATCATACCCGCGGACGCGGTTCGTTCCGCTGACGATAACCTGAGGTTTTCCAGCATGCTCGACGATGATAGGGGTAGCCCAGGAGGTGACTTCCTCACGCGTCACCTTCCACCGCTCGTTGCCAGTATTTTTGTCGAGTGCTACGAGGAACGAATTTCCCTCGTGGTCCCAGTTGACGATGAGCGTTTCTTGGTAAAGCACCGGTGAGCTTCCCTCGCCGTGCCCGTGGAGCGATTGCATCGGACCAAAGTCGGCTTTCCAAACAAGCTGGCCGTCGAGGTCGAGGCAATGCAGCCCGAACGAGCCAAAGAAGGCAAACAGGTGCTCACCGTCGGTCACCGGAGAATTCGACGCCAGGCTCCCGGTGCGGTGCCCCTGTTCCTGTGGCAGTGCCTCGTGCAACGTTTGCTGCCAGAGAATCTTGCCGCTTGACCGACTGACCGCCAATGCGACGAATCTGTGACGATGCGTGACCGGAAGGTTATCGTGATTGCCCGGCGCCGTGCTGGGGTGCGGGGGAAGCGCATCCCCAACAGCAATGGCGGTGGTGAGCATGATGCGGTCGCCCCAGACAATTGGGGTCGAATGGCCGAGACCCGGGATTTCCGACTTCCAGCGGATGCTCGTCCCATCTGCTTCATTCCAAACCAGCGGCGGATTACCGTTCGGCGCTGTGCCTGTCGAGAGCGGTCCGCGCCACTGCGGCCAGTTGTCTAGCGCATTGCGGGCACGGTCGTCGGCAAGCGCTACTGTCGCCAAAAGCACGGAAAAGGACGCGAGACAATAAGGGCGCAGGGA is a genomic window containing:
- a CDS encoding PQQ-binding-like beta-propeller repeat protein, with the protein product MLLATVALADDRARNALDNWPQWRGPLSTGTAPNGNPPLVWNEADGTSIRWKSEIPGLGHSTPIVWGDRIMLTTAIAVGDALPPHPSTAPGNHDNLPVTHRHRFVALAVSRSSGKILWQQTLHEALPQEQGHRTGSLASNSPVTDGEHLFAFFGSFGLHCLDLDGQLVWKADFGPMQSLHGHGEGSSPVLYQETLIVNWDHEGNSFLVALDKNTGNERWKVTREEVTSWATPIIVEHAGKPQVIVSGTNRVRGYDLDNGKVLWECGGLSSNIVASPVSGDGMVFAGSSYDKRALLAIRLAGAAGDITGTDQIVWNRFRGTPYVPSPLLYDGGLYFLSHYQGILSRVDAQTGEERPGPFRLKEINNVYASPVAAAGRIYVTDLDGTTVVVSSGDVPRLLALNRLSEPISASAAIAGRQLFLRGHKHLYCLEGDEK